The segment GTCCCGAGCGAAAAACAAAATCAGGGAAGCACAGGAGCGGGTTTTTGACCGTTCAGTGCAGTGCTCAGCCAGTCGGTCAACTTCACCCCACCAACGGTGGTGGTGTAAAATCCGGCCCGGTTGATCACACAGTGCTCCTGGCCCCCATAAACGTAAGCCGAGAAGTTGGGGGTGGTGGCTGCAAGGGTCTTGAGCTGCGTCAGGGCACCCGTCATCCATTCCACAGCCACTTTCTGATCGGGCTGCACGATGCCTTTCATCAGGCTGTAAAAACCAATCTGGGTGGTGTCGGTGCTGCTGGTCACCTGTGAGAGCAAAGCTCTGGGGTAACCCGTGCCGATGGCATTGTAAAGTCCAGCCACGGTCAGTTTGGACACATCGGCACGCACAGCAGCAAGACCTTCCATCCAGTCTGGAATGGCTCCGAAGGCGTTCCAGTTCGCAAAACCCACTTGCCCAAAAGACGCGGGAGCGACGCCAAGCCCTGCATCTCCAAGTTGCACCACCCGAGCATTGGGGTACTGGCGCAGCATGTAGGGGGTGGCCATGATCGAACCATAAGAACCTGCGCTGCAACCGGTCACCAGAATTTGATCCAGCTCAGGGTATTTCTGGAACACGTCGTTCAGGACGGCTCTGGCATTGACAGCTCCTTTGTGGTACACGGTTTTGCCCTGATACGTTTTCACATTGTTCCCGAGGTGCACATCTGCCGTGCAGTACGGAACGAACACATGGGACCAGTCCTTGACGGGGTTGGCGGCATTGGACTTGTCGTAGATGCCACCTGAAAGCTGGGCGGAACTGGCTCCGGTCAGGTTGGGGATGTAGGTTTTGCTGCCTGCCCCGCAGGTGAGGTCGTTCCAGCAAGCCCCTCCACCCATGAATTCCAGCACCAGTTTTTTGGGGTTGGCTTTCATTTCCAGGTAGCTGTAAGGGGTTCCGTCAGAGCAGATGGTGTCTCCGCCGGGTTGAATGGTTTGCCAGACGGGGGTTTCCTGGGCAAGGGCGCTGGCGCAGGTCAACAGGACAGTGGCGATCAGGGTTTTTTTCAACATGGGCTCACTCCAATTTTGGACTGTGTTAAAAGACGATTTCATTTTAAAGGTTCTTTCTCTGTCAGGTGTAGGGAGACTTGCAGTGACCCAGGGTAAGCGCAAAGTCTGACTTTTGGCATGTCACTTGAAAAAGCGTTCAGCGGTCAGCCCTCAGCTTTCAGCAAAAAGCTCACCAAAAGGCTTTTGCAAACAGCAAGACAAAAAGCCACAAACGGAAAGCCACTTAGACTTTCCGTTCAACAGGCAGCCAGAAAACTGTCCTTATGGCTGACGGCTGATCGCTGACGGCTGATGGC is part of the Deinococcus misasensis DSM 22328 genome and harbors:
- a CDS encoding pectin acetylesterase-family hydrolase — translated: MLKKTLIATVLLTCASALAQETPVWQTIQPGGDTICSDGTPYSYLEMKANPKKLVLEFMGGGACWNDLTCGAGSKTYIPNLTGASSAQLSGGIYDKSNAANPVKDWSHVFVPYCTADVHLGNNVKTYQGKTVYHKGAVNARAVLNDVFQKYPELDQILVTGCSAGSYGSIMATPYMLRQYPNARVVQLGDAGLGVAPASFGQVGFANWNAFGAIPDWMEGLAAVRADVSKLTVAGLYNAIGTGYPRALLSQVTSSTDTTQIGFYSLMKGIVQPDQKVAVEWMTGALTQLKTLAATTPNFSAYVYGGQEHCVINRAGFYTTTVGGVKLTDWLSTALNGQKPAPVLP